In Sphaeramia orbicularis chromosome 1, fSphaOr1.1, whole genome shotgun sequence, a genomic segment contains:
- the wfs1a gene encoding wolframin, with protein MEKDRPSTPHVVSTQGSCPVLDGPSLPSHSQISSSAITSNVSTTVSTQPAKPSASPFSNSSPQSAGAMSQPMDHPTASSPSPSKTASSKPSSPTPSKQPLDTLTPASQTSTPSPLSKINSTSGKLVKTDSMDSSGSSKPPGKRTFAAMAKKVIMQERLRKAEEDANEEEDGEEPEEDLTVEQIEEKAKAGDARAQTRLAQHYLLLAEEKEPEVNNHLAVSWLIKAAKQGRKGAAKLLQRCWIQKKGITPENEADVRKLSTESKFERAVRKAAMMMYWKLNPERKETVAVAEMLENVSQVNTPAGGTAGKIPAPTSGQTQRVLESLVSNESKQMVDLDDFVEMTKNYAQGIVPPTIKKGSQDADKTKSPGLHDRSDEHKIETVSSGSKKHLRSSWSFARSGSILDTDQTGAIKRAMDVKSRLMMLQYPLHAIVEMKEHLVDWASRAGVQWLSTIIPTQHVNALIFFFIISNLTVDLFAFVIPLLVFYLSFISMIICTLRVFKSSKTWENFSALTSLLTHFEPGLDVEQAETNFGWNNLEQYVYFIISVFFVIFSFPVADKHWIPCSELSTVAIFFTVISYHSLSPSAAIYARRAMVIEVASSLCSLTQFLPENMITLRLLGHTFAALPLGESVVLKLSLPCLLYVYLFYLFFSMARMRGFSGTYCFLVPYLVCFMWCEFSVVLLQNSSAVGLIRTGVAYFLFLFALPVLAFGLAIMLFIQVFKWFLELELTKVIVTLVVCAIPVTLRLWTRFSMSILDVFRSLTHRGPVKLILLCISMVILFFAIYLYHAEGQKVYNSTMTWNQYSQACGPPAWQTKGMAQTQIFCSHLHGHRVTWAGHFRHVRVAETENGAQSVINMLPVFMGDWLRCLYGETYPKCELKNVTIANLTAASLAASPVSDPVAVPLLLRMQEEEELCQIKALAKHTCHVKRFDSYRFEVTVGMIKEGSAEAEDPARDIVLMASNEFRQVLLNLQPGNLVEFSTKLEGRLGAKAPSFELKAIHCLDCVSSLLTGGRQVKIERDWRRTTMRALKFAFDFFFSPFLSANITT; from the exons ATGGAAAAGGATCGCCCATCCACACCCCATGTTGTCAGCACCCAGGGGTCATGTCCTGTCCTGGATGGACCATCTCTTCCCTCCCACTCACAGATTTCTTCCTCAGCCATCACCAGTAACGTCTCCACCACTGTTTCTACTCAGCCCGCCAAACCTTCTGCCTCTCCATTCTCTAATTCATCTCCACAATCAGCTGGTGCCATGTCTCAACCGATGGACCACCCCACAGCTTCATCCCCTTCCCCATCTAAAACTGCATCATCTAAGCCGTCATCTCCAACTCCAAGCAAACAACCACTTGATACTCTCACTCCTGCTTCTCAAACCTCCACACCATCACCTCTTTCCAAAATCAATTCCACTTCAGGCAAATTAGTAAAAACAGACTCAATGGATTCCTCCGGTTCTTCAAAACCTCCTGGTAAACGCACGTTTGCTGCTATGGCCAAGAAAGTTATAATGCAGGAAAGACTTAGAAAAGCTGAGGAGGATGCCAACGAGGAGGAGGATG GTGAAGAACCAGAAGAAGATTTAACTGTGGAGCAGATAGAGGAAAAGGCCAAAGCTGGAGATGCCAGAGCTCAGACCCGG CTCGCTCAACATTACTTACTTCTTGCTGAAGAGAAGGAGCCAGAGGTTAATAACCATCTGGCTGTTAGCTGGCTAATCAAAGCTGCAAAACAAGGAAGAAAAGGTGCCGCCAAATTACTTCAACGCTGCTGGATTCAGAAAAAAG GAATCACTCCAGAAAATGAGGCCGATGTGCGTAAGTTGTCGACTGAGAGTAAGTTTGAGCGGGCGGTGCGTAAAGCAGCTATGATGATGTACTGGAAGCTCAACCCGGAGAGAAAGGAGACAGTTGCTGTGGCTGAGATGCTTGAAAATGTCAGCCAGGTTAACACACCAGCGG GTGGCACTGCAGGCAAGATTCCTGCCCCAACTTCAGGCCAGACCCAGAGAGTGTTAGAAAGCCTGGTCAGCAATGAGT CCAAACAGATGGTGGACCTGGATGACTTTGTTGAGATGACTAAAAATTATGCACAAGGTATTGTCCCTCCTACAATCAAAAAAGGCAGCCAGGATGCAGATAAGACTAAAAGCCCTGGACTTCATGACAGAAgtgatgag CATAAGATTGAAACAGTGTCATCAGGAAGCAAAAAGCATCTCAGAAGTTCCTGGAGTTTTGCGCGAAGTGGAAGTATCCTGGACACTGACCAGACCGGTGCCATAAAAAGGGCCATGGATGTGAAATCACGCCTAATG atgctgcagtacCCACTGCATGCCATCGTGGAAATGAAAGAACACCTTGTCGACTGGGCGTCGCGGGCTGGTGTCCAATGGCTTAGTACCATCATCCCCACGCAGCACGTCAATGCActcattttctttttcatcatcAGCAACCTGACAGTTGACTTGTTTGCTTTCGTCATCCCTCTGCTTGTCTTCTACCTCTCCTTCATCTCCATGATCATATGCACTCTGCGTGTTTTCAAGAGTAGCAAA ACGTGGGAGAACTTCAGTGCCCTGACATCTCTGCTGACCCATTTTGAACCTGGACTGGACGTGGAACAGGCAGAGACCAACTTCGGCTGGAACAACCTTGAACAATACGTCTATTTTATCATTTCTGTCTTCTTTGTCATTTTCTCCTTCCCCGTAGCTGATAAACACTGGATCCCCTGCTCTGAGCTCTCCACAGTGGCCATTTTCTTCACTGTGATCAGCTACCATAGCCTCAGCCCTTCTGCAGCGATTTATGCACGCCGAGCCATGGTCATAGAG GTAGCATCATCATTGTGTAGCCTGACCCAGTTTCTACCAGAGAACATGATAACACTTCGATTACTGGGACACACTTTCGCTGCACTGCCGCTAGGAGAATCTGTGGTGCTGAAGCTCAGTCTGCCGTGTCTGCTCTATGTTtatctgttctatctgttcttcAG tATGGCACGGATGCGTGGATTCAGTGGCACTTACTGCTTCCTGGTTCCATACCTTGTGTGTTTCATGTGGTGTGAGTTCTCTGTGGTCCTACTCCAGAATTCCTCTGCTGTCGGCCTAATCCGCACCGGTGTTGCCTATTTCCTCTTCCTGTTTGCCCTTCCGGTCCTGGCTTTTGGCCTTGCTATCATGCTCTTCATACAGGTCTTTAAGTGGTTCCTTGAACTGGAACTGACCAAGGTGATTGTGACTCTTGTAGTATGTGCGATCCCTGTCACTTTGCGCCTCTGGACACGGTTCAGCATGTCTATCCTGGACGTCTTCCGCTCACTGACGCATCGCGGTCCTGTTAAACTTATCTTACTCTGTATTTCCATGGTGATCCTGTTCTTTGCGATTTATCTGTATCATGCTGAAGGGCAGAAGGTTTACAACTCCACCATGACTTGGAACCAGTACAGCCAGGCATGTGGACCCCCTGCATGGCAAACTAAAGGCATGGCACAGACACAGATCTTTTGTAGCCACCTGCATGGACACAGAGTAACCTGGGCTGGCCACTTCAGGCATGTCCGCGTCGCAGAGACAGAGAACGGGGCGCAATCTGTTATCAATATGTTACCAGTTTTCATGGGAGACTGGCTTCGCTGTCTTTATGGAGAAACTTATCCCAAATGTGAACTAAAGAATGTTACAATTGCAAATCTGACAGCTGCAAGCTTGGCAGCCAGTCCTGTATCAGATCCTGTCGCTGTGCCATTACTGCTCCGGATGCAAGAAGAGGAAGAGTTGTGTCAGATTAAGGCTCTGGCCAAACACACATGCCACGTCAAACGCTTTGACAGCTACCGCTTTGAAGTAACAGTGGGGATGATCAAGGAGGGGAGTGCAGAGGCAGAGGACCCAGCCAGGGATATAGTCCTGATGGCAAGTAATGAGTTCAGGCAAGTTCTGCTCAATTTGCAGCCTGGTAATTTAGTGGAGTTCAGCACCAAACTGGAGGGTCGTTTAGGGGCTAAAGCTCCATCCTTTGAGTTGAAGGCCATCCACTGTTTGGACTGTGTTTCTTCACTGTTGACTGGAGGAAGGCAGGTgaagatagagagagactggagaCGCACCACAATGAGAGCTCTGAAGTTTGcatttgattttttcttttcacCTTTTTTGTCAGCAAACATCACAACttga
- the ppp2r2ca gene encoding protein phosphatase 2, regulatory subunit B, gamma a, translating into MGEDAESPKINHTFLRDYVTEADVISTVEFNQTGDLLATGDKGGRVVIFQRETESKGESEEVGDTGDSGEYNVYSTFQSHEPDFDYLKSLEIEEKINKIRWLPQQNAAHFLLSTNDKTIKLWKVSERDKRPEGYNLKDEEGRLKDISTITSLQVPVLKPTDLMVEVRPRRVFANGHTYHVNSISVNSDGETYLSADDLRINMWHLGITDRSFNIVDIKPANMEDLTEVITAAEFHPQHCHLFVYSSSKGTLRLCDMRASALCDRHTKLFEEPEDPGSRSFFSEIISSVSDVKFSHSGRYLLTRDYLTAKVWDLNMDKGPVETYQVHEYLRSKLCSLYENDCIFDKFECVWNSSDSVIMTGAYNSFFRMFDRETGRGVTLEAWRESSKPRAVLRTRRVYTGGKRRRGDVGVDSLDFTKKILHMAWHPSENIIAIAATNNLYIFQDRVNPETQTQ; encoded by the exons ATGGGCGAGGACGCTGAGAGCCCCAAAATTAACCACACCTTCCTGCGAGACTACGTCACTGAAG ctgatgtcatctctACTGTGGAATTTAACCAGACAGGAGACCTCTTGGCCACAGGGGATAAAGGTGGCCGAGTGGTCATCTtccagagagagacagag TCTAAAGGGGAGTCAGAGGAGGTGGGGGACACAGGGGACTCTGGGGAGTATAATGTCTACAGCACTTTCCAGAGCCACGAGCCAGACTTTGACTACTTGAAGAGTTTGGAGAtagaagagaaaataaataaaatcagatgGCTGCCACAGCAGAATGCAGCACATTTCCTCCTCTCCACCAATG ATAAGACCATTAAACTGTGGAAGGTGAGCGAGAGAGACAAGAGACCAGAGGGATATAACCTGAAAGATGAGGAGGGACGGCTCAAGGACATCTCTACAATCACCTCTCTGCAG GTGCCAGTGCTGAAACCTACAGATCTGATGGTAGAGGTTCGACCCAGAAGGGTGTTTGCCAATGGACACACCTACCATGTCAACTCCATCTCAGTCAACAGTGATGGGGAGACGTACCTGTCTGCCGATGACCTCCGCATCAATATGTGGCACCTTGGCATCACAGACCGCAGCTTCA ACATTGTTGACATCAAACCAGCCAACATGGAGGATCTGACTGAGGTGATAACAGCAGCAGAGTTCCACCCTCAGCACTGCCACCTGTTTGTGTACAGCAGCAGCAAGGGCACCTTACGCCTCTGTGACATGAGAGCCTCTGCACTCTGTGACAGACACACCAAAC TTTTTGAGGAACCAGAGGATCCAGGGAGCCGGTCCTTCTTCTCAGAGATCATTTCCTCTGTGTCCGATGTAAAGTTCAGCCACAGTGGACGCTACCTGCTCACTAGAGACTACCTCACCGCTAAGGTGTGGGACCTGAACATGGACAAAGGCCCCGTGGAGACCTACCAG GTCCATGAATACCTCCGGAGTAAGCTGTGCTCCCTTTATGAAAACGACTGCATCTTTGACAAGTTTGAGTGTGTTTGGAATAGCTCAGACAG TGTGATCATGACGGGGGCATACAACAGCTTCTTCCGGATGTTTGATAGGGAAACTGGGAGAGGTGTAACCCTGGAAGCATGGCGGGAGAGCAGTAAGCCTCGGGCTGTGCTTCGGACCCGTCGTGTGTATACTGGCGGTAAGCGTCGCCGTGGAGATGTGGGTGTTGATAGCCTGGACTTCACCAAGAAAATACTGCACATGGCTTGGCATCCATCTGAGAACATCATTGCTATAGCAGCCACAAATAACCTGTACATCTTCCAGGATCGTGTTAACCCTGAGACACAGACACAGTGA